The following coding sequences lie in one Candidatus Polarisedimenticolaceae bacterium genomic window:
- a CDS encoding ATP-binding protein has translation MSAGAFLALAAACGLGALAALRWRRRREMRRLQTLANLLSALREDDFSIRAIEARRGDPLGDALVEANLLADAMAAQRREALEATALLRTVMEEIDVAVLAFDDEGRVRLANRAAERLLSIPVFQLLGSPATEVGAESLLRDGPGTIDRAFPGGAGRFGVRRTTFRERGRPMRLVVVTNLGDLLREEERTAWLRLIRVLGHEMGNSLGPIRSIAESLESRARRAPHPDPAVREDLERGLTVVRERAASLARFLEGYTRLARLPKPSPGVVAVATWIHDAASLERRVPIEIAGGPDVRLRGDRDQLDPMLINLIRNAAEASLETGGAVRLAWVLSGNVVEVRVEDDGPGLADPSNLFVPFFTTKPGGSGIGLVLARQIAEAHGGSLALENRRDTAGCVAKVRLPV, from the coding sequence GTGAGCGCCGGGGCGTTTCTCGCGCTCGCCGCCGCGTGCGGCCTGGGCGCGCTCGCGGCGCTTCGCTGGCGTCGGCGCCGCGAGATGCGCCGGCTCCAGACGCTGGCCAACCTCCTCTCGGCCCTGCGCGAGGACGACTTCTCGATCCGCGCGATCGAGGCGCGGCGGGGCGATCCCCTCGGCGACGCCCTCGTCGAGGCGAACCTCCTGGCCGACGCGATGGCGGCGCAACGCCGCGAGGCGCTCGAGGCGACGGCCCTCCTTCGCACCGTGATGGAGGAGATCGACGTGGCCGTCCTCGCCTTCGACGACGAGGGGCGCGTGCGCCTCGCCAACCGCGCGGCGGAGCGCCTGCTGTCCATTCCGGTCTTCCAGCTCCTCGGCTCGCCGGCGACCGAGGTCGGCGCGGAGTCGCTGCTCCGCGACGGCCCGGGGACGATCGACCGCGCCTTCCCCGGCGGCGCCGGGCGCTTCGGAGTGCGACGCACGACGTTCCGCGAGCGCGGTCGCCCCATGCGGCTCGTCGTCGTGACGAACCTCGGCGACCTCCTGCGCGAGGAGGAGCGAACGGCGTGGCTGCGCCTGATCCGCGTCCTCGGGCACGAGATGGGGAACTCCTTGGGACCGATCCGCTCGATCGCCGAGAGCCTCGAAAGCCGCGCGCGCCGCGCGCCGCACCCCGATCCCGCCGTGCGCGAGGACCTCGAGCGGGGCCTGACCGTCGTGAGGGAGCGCGCGGCCTCGCTGGCGCGATTCCTCGAGGGATACACCCGCCTCGCGCGCCTGCCGAAGCCGTCCCCCGGCGTCGTCGCCGTCGCGACGTGGATTCACGACGCAGCCTCGCTCGAGAGGCGCGTGCCGATCGAGATCGCGGGGGGCCCCGACGTCCGCCTGCGCGGCGACCGGGATCAGCTCGACCCGATGCTGATCAACCTGATCCGCAACGCCGCCGAGGCGTCGCTCGAGACCGGCGGCGCGGTGCGGCTGGCGTGGGTGCTCTCGGGGAACGTCGTCGAGGTCCGCGTCGAGGACGACGGCCCCGGGCTCGCCGATCCGTCGAACCTGTTCGTCCCGTTCTTCACGACGAAGCCCGGCGGGAGCGGGATCGGCCTCGTCCTCGCGAGGCAGATCGCGGAGGCGCACGGCGGAAGCCTCGCCCTGGAGAATCGCCGGGACACCGCGGGGTGCGTCGCGAAGGTAAGGCTCCCGGTGTGA
- a CDS encoding sigma-54 dependent transcriptional regulator, which translates to MEPARILVADDRREVFEAVRLLLGPEGFEVVPAGSPAAVLESIGSSDHDLLLLDLNYARDTTSGREGLDLLARVRAIDATLPIVVMTAWATVDLAVEAMRKGARDFLAKPWENARLLATVRTQVELGRVLRRGERLEAELRVLRSDGAPRLLARSSAMRPVLERIERVGPSGAAVLITGEHGSGKGVVARALHDASPRAGRPLVVVNVGGLSEGVFESELFGHVRGAFTDASTDRVGRFELADGGTLFLDEIGNLSPAMQAKLLRVLESGEFERVGSSRSHRVNVRVIAATNADLAAEAAAGRFRPDLLYRLNTVEIRVPPLRERPEDIPLLAAYFLETHASRYHRPVEGFESAALDALVAHLWPGNVRELEHGIERAVLLAKGPLVRAGDLGLSHPSAPAAPTALEAMSLEDVERVLIRKALDRHAGNVSKAAEALGLSRSALYRRLQRHGL; encoded by the coding sequence ATGGAGCCGGCGCGGATCCTGGTCGCGGACGATCGGAGGGAGGTCTTCGAGGCGGTGCGCCTGCTCCTGGGCCCGGAGGGATTCGAGGTCGTGCCCGCGGGCTCCCCCGCGGCGGTCCTCGAGTCGATCGGCTCCTCCGACCACGACCTGCTCCTGCTCGACCTCAACTACGCCCGCGACACGACGTCGGGACGCGAGGGGCTGGACCTCCTCGCGCGCGTCCGGGCGATCGACGCGACCCTGCCGATCGTCGTGATGACCGCGTGGGCGACCGTCGACCTCGCGGTCGAGGCGATGCGGAAGGGGGCGCGCGACTTCCTCGCCAAACCCTGGGAGAACGCGCGGCTGCTCGCCACCGTGCGCACGCAGGTCGAGCTGGGTCGGGTGCTCCGCCGCGGCGAGCGTCTCGAAGCCGAGCTGCGCGTGTTGCGTTCGGACGGGGCGCCGCGCCTGCTCGCGCGCTCGTCCGCCATGCGTCCCGTCCTCGAGCGGATCGAACGCGTCGGCCCGTCCGGGGCCGCGGTCCTGATCACCGGCGAGCACGGCTCGGGGAAGGGGGTGGTGGCGCGCGCGCTGCACGACGCCTCCCCCCGCGCCGGGCGTCCCCTGGTCGTCGTGAACGTCGGCGGGCTGAGCGAAGGGGTCTTCGAGAGCGAGCTGTTCGGGCACGTCCGCGGCGCCTTCACCGACGCGTCGACCGACCGCGTGGGCCGGTTCGAGCTCGCGGACGGAGGGACCCTCTTCCTCGACGAGATCGGCAACCTCTCCCCCGCGATGCAGGCGAAGCTGCTGCGCGTCCTCGAGAGCGGGGAGTTCGAGCGGGTCGGCTCCTCGCGGTCGCACCGCGTGAACGTGCGCGTGATCGCGGCCACCAACGCCGACCTCGCCGCCGAGGCCGCGGCGGGACGTTTCCGTCCCGACCTGCTGTACCGGCTGAACACCGTGGAGATCCGCGTCCCGCCGCTGCGCGAGCGTCCGGAGGACATCCCCCTGCTCGCGGCCTATTTCCTCGAGACCCACGCGTCGCGTTACCACCGCCCCGTGGAGGGGTTCGAGTCGGCGGCCCTCGACGCCCTCGTCGCGCACCTGTGGCCCGGAAACGTGCGCGAGCTCGAGCACGGGATCGAGCGGGCGGTGCTCCTGGCGAAAGGGCCGCTCGTGCGCGCGGGCGACCTCGGCCTTTCCCACCCGTCCGCGCCGGCGGCCCCGACGGCGCTCGAGGCGATGAGCCTCGAGGACGTCGAGCGCGTCCTGATCCGCAAGGCTCTCGACCGCCACGCCGGCAACGTCAGCAAGGCGGCCGAGGCGCTGGGACTGAGCCGAAGCGCCCTCTACCGGCGTCTCCAGCGCCACGGACTGTGA